In Leptolyngbya sp. SIO1E4, one DNA window encodes the following:
- a CDS encoding SMC family ATPase has protein sequence MQILSVTLKNFKTHCDKHFTFSPGTNAICGENGAGKTSILEAIAWVLFNYQGDYAKDDLIRNGSGSATVTVEFISNHDGRTYAAQRHTHKGYILFDPQLNARLPYTRIKDEVLPWLREHLGVAPGTDLGELFARTVGVPQGTFTADFLQSVENRKSVFDKILKVDEYKTVHKDLNSLRRYAEAQVEAVDRDIATYEDRLAAWDDLQERHQTLATSLAENETQLATLTTQLETLQQERDALKAQAAQVQQLQTQQQQQQSQIEGKHQAIALLQQSLEQANQAVNICANTRPAYVAYQAAEAQLQVLSQQQSQQYSLQKRQQQLQKTLETRATDLTRLRVQLEGFRTAAEEMAQLQLKVQEQTQLETQLQELQQQQTVLAQVKGELQATENQATHLATQVEHTTQTIDRLQALTTTVAEIPALEQQRDRLQQQLSRVEAARQFEAELQQLVSQGQETCDRYQSQAGEALQTLAALQQSIPLLSTESIASLQAALEAGVEVNQGILSQVQQILDDLSTQTDAEVLRSHLETLHQDLAQLAQHQATVATLPERRQQLAQLQTQQATLTTRMQTLHEKLTQTETLQTRLVDIQAALTTLQDPRGRCAVLARSCQQQPTVQKRHDEMQAAQGGIQKQIDELVAQLQAFNSLDTAIATQNQLKQTHQADYLQYLQYERAMQDATQLSQDLDGAQQSLAQLQQEQTRIQTDLHAAQANFDPQRAQQIDATYQDIRSQRDRLAGSLPQQQQLLNELQRQIDDLKDLAQQRDLAIEQRKKRDRVKRFINFARKAYKEAGPRITERYVQQISREADRLFRELLNRPNVALTWTRNYEIQVQEGPDTRRFVNLSGGEQMCAALAVRLALLKVLADIDIAFFDEPTTNMDRPRRESLAEAIARIRSFNQLFVISHDDTFEKVTENVIFVERDD, from the coding sequence ATGCAGATTCTCTCCGTAACCCTCAAAAACTTTAAAACCCACTGCGATAAACACTTCACCTTTTCCCCGGGCACCAACGCCATTTGTGGCGAAAATGGAGCGGGTAAAACCAGCATCTTAGAAGCCATTGCGTGGGTGCTCTTCAATTACCAGGGCGACTACGCGAAAGACGACCTCATTCGCAATGGCAGCGGCAGCGCGACCGTCACAGTTGAATTTATCTCGAATCACGATGGGCGCACTTACGCTGCGCAGCGCCACACCCATAAGGGCTATATCCTCTTTGACCCTCAACTCAATGCTCGCCTGCCTTACACTCGCATCAAAGATGAGGTGCTCCCCTGGTTGCGCGAGCATTTGGGCGTTGCGCCTGGCACTGACTTGGGGGAACTCTTCGCTCGCACGGTTGGTGTGCCCCAGGGCACCTTCACCGCTGACTTCTTGCAATCTGTAGAAAATCGCAAATCCGTCTTTGACAAAATTCTCAAAGTCGATGAGTACAAAACTGTCCACAAAGATTTGAATAGCCTACGCCGCTATGCAGAGGCTCAAGTTGAGGCCGTTGATCGCGACATCGCCACCTACGAAGACCGTCTCGCCGCTTGGGATGACCTACAAGAGCGGCATCAAACCCTTGCCACTAGCCTGGCCGAGAATGAGACCCAGCTCGCTACCCTCACAACCCAGTTAGAAACCCTGCAGCAGGAACGAGATGCCCTGAAAGCCCAGGCGGCGCAGGTGCAACAGCTACAAACTCAGCAGCAGCAGCAGCAGTCTCAAATTGAGGGGAAACACCAGGCGATCGCGCTTTTACAGCAATCCCTTGAGCAGGCCAATCAGGCTGTCAACATTTGTGCTAACACTCGACCTGCTTATGTCGCTTACCAGGCCGCCGAGGCCCAATTGCAGGTGCTGAGCCAGCAGCAATCTCAACAATACTCCTTGCAAAAACGCCAACAGCAGCTGCAGAAAACCCTGGAGACGCGGGCAACGGATTTAACTCGGCTTAGGGTACAGCTTGAAGGATTTCGAACTGCTGCTGAGGAAATGGCCCAACTGCAGCTCAAAGTGCAAGAACAAACCCAATTAGAAACTCAGCTTCAGGAACTGCAGCAGCAGCAAACTGTGTTGGCCCAGGTAAAAGGAGAGCTGCAGGCGACCGAGAATCAAGCGACTCACCTGGCAACGCAAGTTGAGCACACCACCCAAACCATTGATCGCCTGCAAGCCCTGACGACCACCGTGGCCGAAATCCCCGCGCTAGAGCAGCAGCGCGATCGCCTGCAGCAGCAACTCAGTCGGGTTGAAGCTGCACGTCAATTTGAGGCGGAGCTACAGCAGTTGGTGAGCCAGGGACAGGAGACCTGCGATCGCTACCAGAGTCAGGCAGGTGAAGCCCTTCAGACCCTAGCTGCCCTCCAACAGAGCATTCCTCTTTTGTCCACGGAGTCCATTGCTTCTCTGCAAGCCGCACTGGAAGCAGGTGTAGAGGTGAATCAAGGTATTTTGTCCCAGGTGCAGCAGATTCTTGACGACCTGTCTACCCAAACCGATGCTGAGGTGCTGCGATCGCACCTAGAAACCCTGCATCAAGACCTGGCTCAGTTAGCGCAACACCAAGCCACTGTTGCTACCTTGCCAGAGCGCCGGCAGCAGCTTGCTCAGTTGCAGACGCAGCAGGCGACCTTGACGACCCGTATGCAAACATTGCACGAAAAGCTCACCCAAACCGAAACTTTACAAACTCGCTTGGTGGATATTCAAGCTGCCCTGACGACCCTGCAAGATCCCCGGGGGCGTTGTGCTGTGCTCGCGCGATCGTGCCAGCAGCAGCCCACTGTGCAAAAGCGCCATGATGAAATGCAGGCAGCTCAAGGGGGCATCCAAAAGCAGATTGATGAATTGGTGGCGCAGCTGCAGGCGTTTAATTCCTTAGACACAGCGATCGCCACCCAGAACCAGCTCAAACAAACCCACCAAGCTGACTACTTGCAATATCTGCAGTATGAACGCGCGATGCAGGATGCTACCCAACTGTCTCAAGACCTGGATGGAGCCCAGCAGAGCCTCGCCCAGCTCCAGCAAGAACAGACTCGGATCCAGACGGATTTGCACGCTGCCCAGGCCAATTTCGATCCGCAACGGGCACAGCAGATAGATGCCACATATCAAGACATTCGATCCCAGCGCGATCGCCTCGCTGGTAGCTTGCCCCAGCAGCAGCAGTTGCTGAATGAATTGCAACGACAGATTGACGACCTCAAGGATCTCGCTCAACAGCGCGATCTGGCGATTGAGCAGCGCAAAAAGCGCGATCGCGTCAAACGCTTCATTAACTTTGCCCGTAAAGCTTATAAAGAAGCCGGTCCGCGCATCACAGAGCGCTATGTGCAGCAAATTTCGCGGGAAGCTGACCGGTTGTTTCGAGAACTCCTCAATCGCCCTAACGTCGCGTTGACTTGGACGCGGAACTACGAAATTCAGGTGCAGGAAGGTCCTGATACACGGCGCTTTGTGAATCTCTCTGGGGGCGAGCAAATGTGTGCGGCCTTGGCTGTCCGGCTGGCGCTGCTGAAGGTGCTGGCTGATATCGACATTGCCTTTTTCGATGAGCCCACCACCAATATGGATCGGCCTCGGAGAGAGAGCTTGGCTGAGGCGATCGCTCGCATTAGGAGCTTTAACCAGCTGTTTGTCATCAGCCACGATGATACTTTCGAGAAAG
- the msrA gene encoding peptide-methionine (S)-S-oxide reductase MsrA, with the protein MSRRWMIVVLCIVSLFVGIAAPAYANTEMPLAKATFAGGCFWCMEKPFDELPGVIDTTSGYTGGTVENPSYSQVSSGGTGHVEAVQITYDPNQVSYETLLAVFWHNIDPVDGRGQFCDKGSQYRSVVFYQDAAQQQAATASKQALEESDQLSQAIATTIQPASTFYPAEDYHQNYYQTHPVRYQVYRFGCGRDQRLAQLWGDETP; encoded by the coding sequence ATGAGCCGACGCTGGATGATTGTAGTGCTGTGTATTGTCAGCTTGTTTGTGGGCATTGCTGCCCCAGCCTATGCCAATACAGAGATGCCCCTCGCTAAGGCGACCTTTGCGGGCGGCTGTTTTTGGTGCATGGAGAAACCCTTTGATGAGTTACCAGGGGTGATTGATACAACCTCGGGCTACACCGGTGGAACGGTTGAAAATCCGAGCTATTCCCAGGTTTCTTCTGGCGGTACGGGGCATGTAGAGGCTGTGCAAATCACTTACGACCCCAACCAGGTGAGCTATGAAACCCTGCTGGCGGTGTTTTGGCACAATATTGACCCCGTAGATGGCAGAGGGCAGTTCTGTGATAAGGGCAGTCAGTATCGTTCGGTGGTTTTTTACCAAGATGCGGCCCAACAGCAGGCTGCAACGGCGTCGAAACAGGCGCTCGAAGAGTCGGATCAGTTGAGCCAGGCGATCGCCACCACGATTCAGCCTGCCTCTACGTTCTACCCTGCAGAAGACTATCATCAGAATTATTACCAAACCCACCCTGTTCGTTATCAGGTATATCGCTTTGGATGTGGACGTGATCAACGACTGGCCCAGCTTTGGGGAGACGAGACTCCATAG